A region of Chlamydia crocodili DNA encodes the following proteins:
- a CDS encoding CDP-alcohol phosphatidyltransferase family protein, with protein MAELESEIRGKRRVVTPNAITAFGLCCGLFIIFKSVLKTSSSVELLHRLQGLSLLLISAMIADFSDGAIARIMKAESAFGAQFDSLSDAVTFGIAPPLIAIKSLDGVYAGGFFSSLLLVTSIIYSLCGVLRLVRYNLFSKKPADTTRHSCFIGLPIPAAAACVVSLALFIASDFSTVLPVQLRVVLISLGLLFIGSLMISPWKFPGIKNLRFKVSSFLLVVTTGLVACLFFLGLVDHFTEVFFLVSWLYILVVFPIFAITYQGKKKRQ; from the coding sequence ATGGCAGAATTGGAATCAGAGATCCGAGGCAAACGCCGTGTAGTAACTCCTAATGCTATCACAGCTTTTGGCCTCTGTTGTGGACTTTTCATTATTTTTAAGAGTGTTTTAAAGACGTCATCGTCTGTAGAACTATTGCATCGTTTACAAGGTCTTTCGCTTTTGTTAATCAGTGCAATGATTGCAGATTTTTCTGACGGTGCTATTGCCCGCATTATGAAAGCAGAAAGTGCTTTTGGTGCACAATTTGACTCTCTTTCCGACGCTGTGACATTCGGAATAGCACCTCCGCTCATTGCAATTAAAAGCCTTGATGGTGTGTATGCTGGAGGATTTTTTTCCTCCCTTCTTCTCGTAACTTCTATTATTTACTCACTATGTGGCGTCTTAAGATTAGTTCGTTATAATTTATTTTCTAAAAAGCCTGCAGATACGACACGACATTCGTGTTTTATTGGTTTACCTATTCCGGCAGCAGCAGCTTGCGTTGTCTCTTTAGCTTTATTTATAGCTTCTGATTTTTCAACGGTATTACCAGTACAACTACGTGTTGTTTTGATTTCTTTAGGGTTACTTTTTATTGGAAGTTTAATGATCTCTCCATGGAAGTTTCCTGGAATCAAAAACCTACGCTTTAAAGTGTCCTCTTTTTTACTTGTCGTCACTACGGGATTAGTAGCATGCTTATTCTTTCTAGGTCTTGTTGATCACTTTACTGAAGTATTTTTCTTAGTTTCTTGGTTATATATTTTAGTAGTTTTCCCCATTTTTGCGATCACATATCAAGGAAAGAAAAAACGTCAATGA
- a CDS encoding M20/M25/M40 family metallo-hydrolase encodes MNNDLNYFESHYEKLLKEFSDFLHFRSISADPNCLASCKSCADFLVDNLKDIFSIELWEKPGHPPIIYATYHKAGSTAPTLLLYNHYDVQPADLADGWLADPFTMRREGERLIARGASDNKGQCFYTWKALEHYYQSRKSFPVNITWIIEGEEESDSPALKSFVKEKQEALQADYFLIVDGGFSSAKSPSVSIGARGLVTMKVTLEEGSKDMHSGIFGGIAYNVNRALAEMLAKLHHSDNSIAVEGFYNDVSLPKESEFCDIPKGNLLKDGEKTLGFCPTLYAPATTAEEALSLYPTLEINGISGGYTGPGFKTVIPHKATAYLSCRLVPNQNPEKTAKQVIQHLKNLVPPTLKFSYEIFEGSPGWRSSPNLPIVVALQEIYSELYHEPCLRLFMEATIPIASLLGEMSKTEPIICGTSYLSDAIHAAEENFSLEQIKNGFLSICLLLDKLGKA; translated from the coding sequence ATGAACAATGATCTCAATTATTTTGAAAGTCATTATGAAAAATTGCTCAAGGAATTTTCAGATTTTCTTCATTTTCGTTCTATATCTGCAGATCCTAATTGCCTCGCCAGTTGCAAAAGTTGTGCAGATTTCCTAGTTGACAATCTTAAAGATATATTCTCAATAGAATTATGGGAAAAACCAGGTCACCCTCCTATAATCTACGCTACTTACCATAAGGCAGGTTCGACAGCTCCTACTCTACTTCTCTACAATCATTATGATGTGCAACCTGCGGATCTTGCTGATGGATGGTTAGCAGATCCCTTTACCATGAGAAGGGAAGGAGAACGGCTTATAGCTCGTGGAGCTTCCGATAATAAAGGACAGTGCTTTTATACATGGAAAGCCCTTGAACATTATTACCAATCTAGAAAAAGCTTCCCTGTCAATATTACATGGATTATTGAAGGTGAAGAAGAAAGCGATAGCCCTGCCCTAAAAAGTTTTGTTAAAGAAAAACAGGAAGCTTTGCAAGCAGACTATTTCTTAATTGTTGATGGTGGGTTCTCCTCTGCAAAATCTCCTTCTGTTAGCATTGGAGCACGTGGCTTAGTAACAATGAAAGTCACGTTAGAAGAAGGTAGCAAAGATATGCATTCGGGTATCTTCGGTGGTATAGCTTATAATGTAAACAGGGCTTTAGCAGAAATGCTTGCCAAATTACACCATAGTGATAATTCGATTGCCGTGGAAGGTTTCTACAATGATGTTTCTCTCCCGAAAGAAAGTGAATTCTGTGATATTCCTAAAGGAAATCTTTTAAAAGATGGAGAGAAAACTTTAGGTTTTTGTCCTACTTTATATGCTCCTGCAACAACTGCTGAAGAAGCTTTAAGTTTATACCCTACCTTAGAAATCAATGGAATCTCTGGTGGGTATACAGGACCAGGATTTAAAACTGTCATTCCTCATAAAGCTACTGCCTATCTTTCTTGCAGGCTAGTTCCTAATCAAAATCCAGAGAAAACAGCAAAACAAGTTATTCAACATTTAAAAAATCTTGTTCCCCCTACATTAAAATTTTCTTATGAGATCTTTGAAGGGTCACCAGGATGGAGAAGTTCTCCGAATCTTCCTATTGTTGTAGCATTGCAAGAAATTTATTCTGAGCTCTACCACGAACCTTGTCTTAGATTATTTATGGAAGCAACCATCCCCATTGCCTCACTACTTGGTGAGATGTCGAAAACAGAGCCTATCATTTGTGGTACATCGTATTTAAGTGATGCTATTCATGCTGCTGAAGAAAACTTCTCCTTAGAACAAATAAAAAATGGTTTCCTCTCTATTTGCCTTCTTCTTGATAAATTAGGAAAAGCATAA
- a CDS encoding insulinase family protein — translation MKAGDTYRNFIVKLSQDLPEIESRLLEVEHKPSGVSIMMIINNDDENVFNICFRTCPQTSNGVAHVLEHMVLCGSDNYPVRDPFFSMTRRSLNTFMNAFTGADFTCYPAASQIPEDFYNLLSVYIDAVFHPLLTENSFLQEGWRYELNPENALTYTGVVFNEMKGAMMSGESRLSEALNAALFPSVTYGVNSGGEPKDILTLSHESIVAFHQSQYTLGRCLFYFYGNIKPSRHLDFLEEKLLRHVGKLEKQTVSVPLQKRFKEPVRNILKYPSDSQDQDKVLFGLSWLTCSILDQQELLALHVLDVVLMGTDAAPLKSRLLKSGFCKQADMGIDSEIREIPITIVCKGCSHGGAQKLESWIFACLEEIIREGIPSNLIEAAVHQLELSRKEIAGYSLPYGLSLFFRSGLLRQHGGHAEDGLRIHSLFADLREKLKQPDYLPKLIRKYFLDNPHFARVILLPDSDLISIENQEEQSLLKEIQEKLSPEDVEKIRLTSKILEEYQAQHEDLDKILPNFSLDKVPNSGKEYNLVKENVSCGEVLHHDCFTNDLIFAELVMDLPPLSAEELPWLRLLVFLMLQLGCAGRSYKEQLEFLLEHTGGVDVSYEFSPHANKNVLLSPSIGIRGKALASKADKLFQVMGDTLTSVDFTDVARIKELLMQHNEALTNSVRNSPMGYAVSMACMDKSISATMSYLASGLPYVDKIRSLTSDFDKEVDRIVDVLQSLYKKCFFGKRQLILSGSNANYQHLHENNFYGILDVEGQPHEPWINPSIDISLASQGLYIPARAAFNALAFPIGDLPYDHPDAAALTVAAEILDNTVLHTKIREQGGAYGSGAAVNLGRGAFYCYSYRDPAIFDTHQAFLHGIDEISKGNFSNEDIHEGVLGVIQNLDSPIAPGSRASTGYYRLRCGRVPALRQAFRRAVLSVTKEHICSVMKKYLKDSMSKTTFISFAGKEMLEDNATNFDQELPIKSAL, via the coding sequence ATGAAAGCTGGAGATACATATAGAAATTTCATCGTTAAATTAAGTCAGGATCTCCCTGAGATAGAAAGTAGATTGCTCGAGGTAGAACATAAACCCTCAGGCGTTTCTATTATGATGATTATCAATAATGACGATGAAAATGTTTTTAATATCTGCTTCAGAACTTGCCCGCAAACTTCTAATGGTGTAGCTCACGTTTTAGAGCACATGGTCCTCTGTGGTTCTGATAATTATCCAGTGCGCGATCCATTCTTCTCCATGACGCGACGTAGTTTAAATACGTTTATGAATGCTTTCACAGGAGCTGACTTCACTTGTTATCCCGCGGCATCACAAATTCCTGAAGATTTCTACAATTTACTTAGTGTGTATATAGACGCTGTTTTTCATCCCCTACTTACAGAAAATAGCTTTTTGCAAGAAGGATGGAGATACGAACTAAATCCAGAAAATGCCTTAACTTATACTGGTGTAGTTTTCAATGAGATGAAAGGCGCAATGATGTCAGGAGAATCTCGGTTATCAGAAGCTTTAAATGCGGCCCTATTTCCTTCAGTTACTTACGGAGTAAACTCTGGAGGCGAGCCTAAGGATATTCTTACACTTTCTCATGAGAGTATAGTAGCCTTCCATCAAAGCCAATATACTCTTGGGCGTTGCTTATTTTACTTTTATGGAAATATTAAGCCTTCTAGACATTTAGATTTTCTCGAAGAAAAACTTCTTCGTCATGTAGGTAAATTAGAAAAACAAACGGTTTCAGTTCCTCTTCAAAAAAGATTTAAAGAGCCTGTTAGAAATATTCTTAAATATCCTTCGGATAGTCAAGATCAAGATAAGGTACTTTTTGGCTTGTCTTGGTTGACATGTTCAATACTGGATCAGCAAGAGTTATTAGCTTTGCATGTTCTTGATGTTGTCCTTATGGGTACAGACGCTGCTCCTCTAAAATCTCGATTATTAAAATCAGGCTTTTGTAAGCAAGCAGATATGGGAATCGATAGTGAGATCCGTGAAATTCCTATCACTATTGTTTGTAAGGGGTGTTCTCATGGAGGTGCTCAGAAATTAGAGTCCTGGATTTTTGCTTGTCTAGAAGAGATCATAAGAGAAGGAATTCCTAGTAATCTTATTGAGGCTGCGGTACATCAATTAGAGTTGTCAAGGAAGGAAATTGCTGGTTACTCTCTACCATACGGATTATCATTGTTTTTCCGTTCGGGGCTATTACGACAACATGGAGGTCATGCTGAAGATGGATTAAGAATCCATAGTCTATTTGCAGATCTTCGAGAAAAATTAAAACAACCAGATTATCTTCCAAAGCTTATTAGGAAGTATTTCTTAGATAATCCACATTTTGCTCGTGTGATCCTTCTGCCTGATTCTGATTTGATTTCTATAGAAAATCAAGAGGAGCAATCTCTTCTTAAAGAAATTCAGGAGAAGCTCTCTCCAGAAGATGTAGAAAAAATACGCCTGACTTCTAAAATTTTAGAAGAATATCAAGCACAGCATGAAGATCTGGATAAGATTCTTCCTAATTTTTCTTTGGATAAAGTTCCTAACTCAGGAAAAGAATATAATCTTGTTAAGGAAAATGTCTCTTGTGGAGAGGTTCTTCATCACGATTGTTTTACTAATGATTTAATTTTTGCAGAGTTGGTCATGGATCTTCCTCCTCTGTCTGCTGAAGAATTGCCTTGGTTGCGTTTACTTGTTTTTCTAATGCTACAATTAGGGTGTGCGGGGAGATCTTATAAAGAGCAATTAGAGTTTCTCCTAGAACATACGGGAGGCGTAGATGTTTCTTATGAATTTTCTCCACATGCAAATAAAAATGTTCTGTTATCACCTTCAATAGGTATTCGTGGAAAAGCTTTAGCTTCCAAAGCTGATAAGCTATTTCAAGTTATGGGAGACACATTAACAAGTGTCGATTTTACAGATGTCGCTAGAATCAAAGAGCTGCTTATGCAGCATAATGAAGCATTAACAAATAGCGTGCGTAATAGTCCTATGGGTTATGCTGTTAGCATGGCTTGTATGGATAAATCTATATCAGCAACTATGTCCTATTTAGCTTCAGGATTACCTTATGTAGATAAGATTCGTAGTTTAACGAGTGATTTCGATAAGGAGGTAGATAGGATTGTTGATGTTTTACAGTCTTTATATAAAAAATGTTTCTTCGGTAAGCGACAGCTAATCCTAAGTGGTAGCAATGCAAATTATCAACATTTACATGAGAATAATTTCTATGGAATTTTAGATGTAGAAGGTCAACCGCATGAGCCATGGATAAATCCTTCTATAGATATCTCTCTAGCATCACAAGGATTATATATTCCGGCTCGTGCAGCATTTAATGCTTTAGCTTTTCCTATTGGAGATTTACCTTATGATCATCCAGATGCCGCAGCTCTTACTGTAGCTGCTGAGATCCTTGATAATACCGTCTTGCATACAAAAATCCGCGAACAAGGAGGAGCGTATGGGTCAGGAGCTGCTGTAAATCTTGGTAGGGGAGCATTTTATTGTTATAGCTATCGTGATCCAGCAATTTTTGATACCCATCAGGCATTTCTTCATGGTATTGATGAAATTTCTAAAGGAAATTTTTCAAATGAAGATATTCATGAAGGAGTTCTCGGAGTTATCCAAAATTTAGATTCACCAATAGCTCCCGGAAGTCGTGCATCTACGGGGTATTACAGATTACGTTGTGGAAGGGTCCCTGCTTTACGGCAAGCATTTCGTAGAGCTGTTCTTAGTGTAACAAAAGAACATATTTGCTCTGTTATGAAGAAATATTTAAAAGATTCTATGAGTAAAACAACATTTATTTCCTTCGCCGGAAAAGAAATGCTTGAAGACAATGCAACGAATTTTGATCAAGAGTTACCCATCAAATCAGCTTTATAA
- a CDS encoding ribonucleoside-diphosphate reductase subunit alpha, translated as MVEVKEKHYTIVKRNGMFVPFNQDRISQALEAAFRDTRSLENTSPLPEDLENSISDITHRVVNEVVQKIRDGQVVTVERIQDMVENQLYVNGLQDVARDYIIYRDQHKEQREGSWHCISVIRRDGNSVRFNPMKISAALEKAFRSTQKITDIPLQEILSEINELTNKIVEEILAVCSPEQTIDIEAIQDIVEKQLMVVGYYDVAKNYILYREARSRIRENKQNITTQEESIEEVYDVVKSDGTTYQISKPQLTNKFVWACQRFPETTDPHTLASMAFANFYSGIKESEIVLACIMAARANIEKEPDYAYVAAELLTDVVYQETMGKSATDSSLVEAQKQCFKNYILNGEKYRLNPRLKEYDLDALAEALDISRDRLFSYMGVQNLYDRYFNQHEGRRLETAQIFWMRVSMGLALNEGEDKTSWAITFYNLLSTFRYTPATPTLFNSGMRHSQLSSCYLSTVQDDLAHIYKVIADNAMLSKWAGGIGNDWTGVRATGSLIKGTNGKSQGVIPFIKVANDTAIAVNQGGKRKGAMCVYLEIWHLDYEDFLELRKNTGDERRRTHDINTASWIPDLFFKRLEQKGTWTLFSPDDVPGLHEAYGFEFDKLYEEYERKIDTGEIKLYKKIPTEDLWRKMLSMLYETGHPWMTFKDPSNIRSAQDHTGVVRCSNLCTEILLNCSGSETAVCNLGSVNLVEHIENGDINEEKLGETISIAVRILDNIIDLNFYPTQEAANANLTHRAVGLGVMGFQDALYKLNISYASTEAVEFADKSSELIAYYALLSSSLLAKERGTYSSYKGSKWDRGYLPLDTIELLKEYRGEENVLMDTSCRKDWTPVREAIKSYGMRNSHTMAIAPTATISNIIGVTQSIEPTYKHLFVKSNLSGEFTIPNVYLIEKLKKLGLWDADMLDDLKYFDGSLLEIERIPDDLKKIFLTAFEIEPEWMIECASRRQKWIDMGQSLNLYLSEPNGKKLSAMYLTAWKKGLKTTYYLRSSAATSVEKSFTDINKRGIQPRWMKNKSASTSIVVERTKETPVCSLEEGCESCQ; from the coding sequence ATGGTCGAGGTAAAAGAGAAACATTATACTATTGTAAAACGTAATGGCATGTTTGTTCCCTTCAATCAGGATCGAATATCACAAGCTTTAGAAGCTGCTTTTCGTGATACACGTAGTTTAGAAAATACCTCTCCTCTACCTGAAGATTTAGAAAATTCTATTTCGGATATCACTCATCGAGTTGTTAATGAAGTAGTTCAAAAGATTAGAGATGGCCAGGTTGTTACTGTTGAACGTATTCAGGATATGGTAGAGAACCAGTTATATGTAAATGGCTTACAAGATGTTGCTAGAGATTATATTATTTATAGGGATCAACATAAAGAGCAACGTGAGGGGTCTTGGCACTGTATTTCTGTAATACGTAGGGATGGAAATAGTGTAAGATTTAATCCTATGAAAATTTCAGCAGCTTTAGAGAAAGCTTTTAGATCTACGCAAAAAATTACTGATATTCCTCTTCAAGAGATTCTTTCTGAGATAAATGAGCTGACTAATAAAATTGTTGAAGAAATTTTAGCAGTTTGTTCTCCGGAACAAACTATCGATATAGAAGCTATACAAGATATTGTTGAAAAACAATTAATGGTGGTTGGTTATTATGATGTTGCAAAAAATTATATTTTATATCGAGAAGCACGTTCTAGAATTCGTGAAAATAAACAGAATATAACTACACAAGAAGAAAGTATTGAAGAAGTCTATGATGTTGTCAAAAGTGATGGAACTACTTACCAAATAAGTAAACCTCAATTGACTAATAAATTTGTTTGGGCATGTCAAAGATTTCCTGAAACAACAGATCCTCATACGCTTGCCTCTATGGCATTTGCAAATTTCTATTCCGGAATAAAAGAATCAGAAATTGTTTTAGCATGCATTATGGCAGCACGAGCCAATATAGAAAAAGAACCAGACTATGCCTACGTAGCTGCGGAATTGCTTACTGATGTTGTTTATCAGGAAACAATGGGGAAAAGTGCTACGGATTCCAGTCTCGTTGAAGCGCAGAAGCAGTGTTTTAAAAATTATATTCTAAACGGGGAAAAGTATCGGTTAAATCCTCGTTTAAAAGAGTATGATCTTGATGCACTTGCTGAGGCTTTGGATATATCTAGGGATCGTTTATTCTCTTATATGGGCGTACAAAATCTTTATGATCGTTATTTTAATCAGCATGAAGGGCGCAGATTAGAAACAGCACAGATTTTTTGGATGCGTGTTTCTATGGGACTTGCATTAAACGAAGGTGAAGATAAAACTTCATGGGCAATTACTTTCTATAATCTATTGTCTACATTCCGCTATACACCAGCAACACCCACACTATTTAATTCTGGAATGCGTCATTCGCAATTAAGTTCTTGTTATTTATCTACCGTACAGGATGATCTCGCGCACATTTACAAAGTTATCGCAGATAATGCTATGCTTTCTAAATGGGCAGGAGGAATTGGCAATGACTGGACAGGAGTGCGTGCTACGGGTTCTTTGATTAAAGGAACTAACGGAAAAAGCCAAGGTGTCATTCCCTTCATCAAAGTAGCTAATGATACAGCAATTGCTGTGAATCAAGGTGGCAAGCGTAAAGGAGCCATGTGTGTATATCTAGAGATTTGGCACCTAGATTATGAAGATTTCTTAGAATTAAGAAAAAACACTGGTGATGAACGTCGACGAACCCATGATATCAATACTGCCAGTTGGATTCCTGATTTATTTTTCAAACGTTTAGAGCAAAAAGGTACATGGACGCTATTTAGTCCGGATGATGTCCCTGGACTGCATGAGGCATACGGTTTTGAATTTGATAAGCTTTATGAAGAATACGAAAGAAAAATAGATACTGGGGAAATCAAGTTATATAAGAAGATCCCCACCGAAGACTTGTGGCGTAAGATGCTAAGCATGCTCTATGAGACAGGGCATCCTTGGATGACATTTAAAGATCCTTCAAATATCCGTTCCGCACAAGATCATACCGGTGTTGTTCGTTGTTCGAATCTATGTACAGAAATTTTATTAAACTGCTCGGGAAGCGAGACAGCGGTTTGTAATCTAGGTTCTGTCAATTTAGTAGAACATATTGAAAATGGAGATATTAATGAGGAGAAACTCGGAGAGACTATTTCTATAGCTGTCCGTATTTTAGATAACATTATTGATCTTAACTTTTACCCAACTCAAGAAGCAGCTAATGCAAACTTAACACATAGAGCTGTGGGTTTGGGAGTCATGGGCTTTCAAGATGCTCTGTACAAACTTAATATCAGTTATGCGTCTACAGAAGCTGTAGAATTTGCTGATAAGAGTTCAGAATTAATTGCTTATTATGCATTGCTGTCCTCTAGTTTATTAGCAAAAGAACGGGGGACATACAGCTCTTATAAGGGATCTAAATGGGATCGAGGCTATCTACCACTCGATACTATAGAGTTATTAAAAGAATACCGTGGAGAAGAAAACGTTCTCATGGACACTTCGTGTCGCAAGGACTGGACACCTGTTCGCGAAGCTATCAAATCTTATGGTATGAGAAATAGCCATACTATGGCAATTGCCCCAACAGCAACTATTTCTAATATTATTGGAGTTACTCAATCAATAGAACCTACATACAAGCATTTATTTGTAAAATCCAATCTTTCTGGAGAATTTACAATTCCTAATGTGTACCTAATTGAGAAACTCAAGAAATTAGGATTATGGGATGCTGATATGTTGGATGATTTGAAATATTTTGATGGGTCCTTGTTAGAGATCGAACGCATTCCCGATGATTTGAAAAAAATCTTCCTTACAGCGTTTGAAATTGAACCCGAATGGATGATTGAATGTGCTTCTAGAAGACAGAAATGGATCGACATGGGGCAGTCTCTCAATCTATATTTGTCAGAACCTAACGGTAAAAAACTTTCTGCTATGTATCTCACAGCATGGAAAAAAGGACTGAAAACCACGTATTACTTAAGGTCCTCCGCAGCTACCTCTGTAGAGAAATCGTTTACTGATATTAATAAACGAGGAATTCAACCTCGATGGATGAAGAATAAGTCAGCTTCTACGAGCATTGTCGTAGAAAGAACTAAGGAAACACCCGTCTGTTCTCTCGAAGAAGGTTGTGAATCTTGCCAGTAA
- the rmuC gene encoding DNA recombination protein RmuC, producing MMDSITHITIALMAFGLGISLSSLYYRRREASQITLRRNLEHENELLKNSLELSRRQEQLMEDFSNKLAVSSQSLIKEMKEETQSYFSEKSKSIESILTPVQATLTAFKQNLETFETKHAEDRGSLKEQITHLLAAEKKLEKETQALTDILKHPGSRGRWGEIQLERILELSGMLKYCDYETQATDIQGSARADMIIRLPHERCLIIDSKAPFSETYFSQDTSDKSDLVGKIKDHIKTLKSKSYWEKFHYSPEFVILFLPGESIFNDALRIAPELIDVAATSNVILSGPLTLLALLKTIAHMWKQENLQKQIQEIGQLGKELHHRLHIVFNHFHKIGKNLNNAVQSYNDMSSSLQHRVLPTLRKFEDLEVSSSLHKIEDPSPIDNPANSLLPSYEEKELPMEDSLLQEDKL from the coding sequence ATGATGGATTCTATAACGCATATTACTATTGCTCTCATGGCCTTTGGCTTAGGGATTTCTTTATCTTCTCTTTACTATCGAAGAAGAGAAGCTTCTCAGATTACATTGAGGAGAAATTTAGAGCATGAAAATGAACTTCTTAAAAATTCTTTAGAACTATCACGTCGTCAAGAACAGCTCATGGAAGATTTCAGCAATAAGCTCGCGGTGTCTTCACAATCTCTTATCAAAGAAATGAAAGAAGAAACGCAAAGCTACTTTTCTGAAAAATCTAAGAGCATTGAGTCTATATTAACTCCTGTTCAGGCTACATTGACAGCTTTTAAGCAAAACTTAGAAACTTTCGAAACTAAGCATGCTGAAGATCGCGGTTCCCTAAAAGAACAAATTACTCATCTTCTCGCTGCTGAGAAAAAGCTTGAGAAAGAAACACAAGCGCTTACAGATATTTTAAAACATCCAGGATCACGTGGTCGTTGGGGAGAAATTCAATTAGAAAGAATTTTAGAACTTTCTGGGATGCTGAAATATTGTGATTACGAAACTCAAGCTACTGATATTCAAGGTTCAGCACGCGCTGATATGATTATCCGCCTCCCTCACGAGCGCTGTTTGATTATAGATTCGAAAGCTCCATTTTCAGAAACGTATTTTTCTCAAGATACTTCTGATAAATCCGATCTTGTAGGAAAGATAAAAGATCATATTAAAACTTTAAAATCCAAAAGCTATTGGGAAAAATTTCATTATTCCCCAGAATTTGTGATTCTTTTTCTTCCTGGAGAGAGTATTTTTAATGACGCTCTACGTATTGCTCCTGAGCTTATCGATGTTGCAGCAACCTCTAATGTTATTTTATCAGGACCTTTAACACTATTGGCATTACTAAAAACTATTGCCCATATGTGGAAACAAGAAAATCTACAAAAGCAAATTCAAGAAATAGGTCAGTTAGGAAAAGAGCTGCACCACCGTCTACACATAGTCTTCAATCATTTTCATAAGATTGGGAAAAATCTTAATAATGCTGTGCAAAGTTACAATGATATGTCCTCTAGTTTACAGCATCGGGTATTACCAACATTAAGGAAATTTGAAGATTTAGAAGTGTCTTCTTCCTTACATAAGATAGAAGACCCATCTCCTATTGATAATCCAGCAAACTCTTTATTACCAAGTTACGAAGAAAAGGAACTGCCTATGGAAGATTCCTTATTGCAAGAAGATAAACTCTGA